The nucleotide sequence CGATCAGAATATCTTCGATTACAACAACGACTGGTCGCCGATCTCGTATCCGAACCTGCCCCCGAATACACCTTCTCCGGCTGGTGCCGATGGTGAAACCTGCGATATCGAAGGCAGTAAGTTCGCTTATGACGATGACTACCTTTATTTCGCGGTTACAAGCTCTTTTGGCTATGGCGCGACGATCAATGGCGAATACTATGAGTCCGGTGAATTCTTCTTCGGTTTCAATGGTTCCAATACCGATTATTCGGTAAATACCGACGGCTACCTGTACGATATCACCGGCACTCCGCTGGGTATTCCCGATCTGCCCCAGAGCTATCACGACAATCCGACCATCTACAATGCTGTCGGTGCTTTTGCTCATGATGACAATGCCAGCACGGAACTGGGCGGTATCGACATGCAGATGCATGACGGCCTGACCGAAGACCAGACCGGCGACACCTATGTCTGGGAGATGAGAATCTCCAAGAGCATGTTTGCCAGTGTGGATTTCGCCACCGTCAACAACGTCTCGATCCATATGACCCTGGCCTGCGGAAATGACCTGATCGAAGATGATTACGAC is from Candidatus Zixiibacteriota bacterium and encodes:
- a CDS encoding PEP-CTERM sorting domain-containing protein, translating into MEVRMKKALLLSLVLVFALAGNSMAISWQFNSVFDQNIFDYNNDWSPISYPNLPPNTPSPAGADGETCDIEGSKFAYDDDYLYFAVTSSFGYGATINGEYYESGEFFFGFNGSNTDYSVNTDGYLYDITGTPLGIPDLPQSYHDNPTIYNAVGAFAHDDNASTELGGIDMQMHDGLTEDQTGDTYVWEMRISKSMFASVDFATVNNVSIHMTLACGNDLIEDDYDMSVVPEPATLLLLGLGLMGGGIIRKKIR